A genome region from Anaerobacillus alkaliphilus includes the following:
- a CDS encoding CPBP family intramembrane glutamic endopeptidase: MSYYGKVLAGFIVLNLYLNIGIATSSQFWLQVLLVLLFFPLLKGILKLTKLKDFHQVGINFHSKWGKNLAIGFAIGFFFWLIKYMLVYLLGGFEVTGVMPLVNMFMTLFMVMLTFFIGSFLNDIIIRGYVFGHLKERIPLKWVFMISITLYALDDVWNEGFSISNTLFSLILGLSLTYAIYKTGSIWATTGIHWGLNVCYGIFNGTLGSSNAGIIITNFGTPSIQLELINYLVPLAMFLFVYLLRNKFAKVV; this comes from the coding sequence ATGAGCTATTATGGCAAAGTATTGGCAGGATTTATTGTTCTAAATCTGTATTTGAACATCGGCATTGCGACATCAAGTCAATTTTGGTTACAAGTTTTACTAGTCCTCTTGTTTTTTCCATTATTAAAAGGGATCTTAAAACTTACTAAACTAAAAGATTTTCATCAAGTCGGAATTAACTTCCATTCAAAATGGGGGAAAAATCTGGCGATCGGATTTGCTATTGGTTTTTTCTTTTGGCTGATCAAGTATATGCTTGTCTATCTTTTGGGAGGATTTGAAGTAACTGGAGTTATGCCGTTAGTAAATATGTTCATGACACTATTCATGGTTATGCTCACATTTTTCATCGGATCCTTTTTAAACGACATCATCATCCGCGGTTATGTTTTCGGACATTTAAAAGAGCGAATTCCATTGAAATGGGTATTCATGATATCGATTACACTCTACGCCCTAGACGACGTCTGGAATGAAGGATTTAGCATCTCCAATACGCTATTTTCACTCATCCTCGGACTTTCGTTAACCTATGCAATTTATAAAACTGGCTCGATTTGGGCAACCACTGGTATCCATTGGGGTCTGAACGTTTGCTACGGGATATTTAACGGAACCCTTGGTAGCTCCAATGCTGGAATAATTATCACCAACTTCGGAACACCATCTATTCAACTAGAATTGATCAACTATCTTGTTCCGTTAGCCATGTTTCTCTTTGTTTATTTACTGAGAAACAAATTTGCGAAAGTCGTTTAA